In the genome of Chloroflexota bacterium, the window GGCCAGTATGTGAAGGCGATCGTCGAGGGTTGGACCGTGCCCGAAGTCGCGCCTGACATGGCGCTGCGGGCGCAGTGGGAGCAGGAAGCGCGCGAGCACGGCCCGCAAATGTTGTACGCGCGCTTGCAGGCCGCCGATCCGGTCGCGGCGTCGCGGGTCGACGCGCGCAACGTGCGCCGCGTCATCCGCTACCTGGAAGTCTGCACGGCCACCGGTCGCCCCGTTTCCGAGCTGCAGCGGAAGGAGCCGCCGCCGTACGACATGCTGCAGATCGGGCTGACGCTGCCGCGTCCAGCGCTCTACCGCCGCATCGATGAGCGCGTCGATGCGATGATCGCTGGCGGGCTTGTAGATGAGGTGCGCGCCCTGCTGGCGCGCGGCTACTCGACCGATCTGCCGTCGATGTCGAGCTTCGGCTACAAGCAGATCGCGGCGTATCTCGCCGGGCAGTTGACGCTGGCGCAGGCCATAGAGAGTACCAAGAAAGAAACACGCCGGTTCGTTCAGCGGCAGTACGCCTGGTTCCGGCTCGACGATCCAAACATCGTGTGGCTGGACGCAGACGCGCGCGCA includes:
- the miaA gene encoding tRNA (adenosine(37)-N6)-dimethylallyltransferase MiaA, with the translated sequence MVVIVGPTAVGKTALALDLAERFGGEIIGADSRQVYRGMDIGTAKPSADERARIPHHLIDIVAPDEVLSLGQYRDLATRCIAEISARGRLPFMVGGTGQYVKAIVEGWTVPEVAPDMALRAQWEQEAREHGPQMLYARLQAADPVAASRVDARNVRRVIRYLEVCTATGRPVSELQRKEPPPYDMLQIGLTLPRPALYRRIDERVDAMIAGGLVDEVRALLARGYSTDLPSMSSFGYKQIAAYLAGQLTLAQAIESTKKETRRFVQRQYAWFRLDDPNIVWLDADARATMRAGEIVATSLGQV